The window TGTTCGTGGGGGTCGGCCCCGCCGACGCCGACGGGACGCGCCCCAACATCGTGATCGACGCCCAACCCCTGCCCCAGGCGATGACCTCCGAGGCCGTCGCGAAGTCGCAGGAATCGGAACTGCGGCGTCTTCCGGGCTACGCCCCCATCCAGGAGGGCCCGATCTCGGTCGGAGGGCTCGCGGCCTATTCCCACTCCTTCAGCTTCACCCAGCCGGGCGTGAGCCTGTACCAGTTGCAGATTTACGTCGTCCGCGAGTCGCAGGTGTACGTCATCACCGGGACGGCGCACAACGACCGGGCGCGGGTCGCCCGGGATTCCGCGGTGTTCCTCACGATCATCAAGACGCTCCGGTTTTCGCCGTCGCACGCCGCGATGCCGCGGTAAACAGGGCGCGGCGGCCGCCCGGCTCGGCGCGCGCGATGTCCGCCGCCGGCACGCGTGCCACGCAGCACGTGGTGGACAGAAACACGCGCGGCCGGCGATCCCGCCGGCCGCGCGTGTCGATGCGACGGCTGGTCTGCGGCGCGGTTATCGCTGGAAGCCCAGCCCGCCCGCCGCTCGGAGCGCGGCCTGCAGCTGCGTATCCACGCCCTGCTCCATGTCCGCTTCGCCGAGCGCGACCGGCACGTCCGGGGTGACGCCGACGCCTTCCACGACGTGGCCCTCCGGGCTCGCGATCCGTTCCACCGTTACGGACATCCCGCCCTCGGGCAGGGGAACGTCGATCGCGCCCCCGAGCGCCCCCGCCGTCCGCTCCCCGATGATCTGGGCGCGGTGGAGGTCCTTCATCGCCGCGGTGACGATCTCGGCGCCCGAGGCGCTGCCCTGGTTCGTCAGCACGACGAGCGGGACCCGGGCGAACGGGGCCGGCCCCATCGTCCGCAGAAAGCCCGCCGAGTCTCGGTCGGTCAGACGCGCCACCGGCGTGCCGGCCGGCAGGAACAGGCCCGCGACGCCGTCGGCCTCCGTGATCAATCCACCGGGATTCCCCCGCAGGTCCAGGATGATCGAGTGGATCGGTCCGTTCTGGGCGAGCTCCAGGAGCGCCGTCCGCATGTCGCGGGTCGCGCCCTTGCTGAACCCGAAGAGGTGCACGTAGGCGACGCCCGGCTCGACCAGCTGCACCGTGACCGGATGCGTCGCGATCGCCGCCCGGGTGACGGTCACCTGGGAGACGGTCCCGGCGCGCTGGATCGTCAGGACCACCGGGGAGCCGACCGGCCCGCGGATCAACTGGCTGGCCGCCTGCACGTTTCCGTCGCGGAGGGACGTGCCGCCGACCGCGACGATCCGGTCGAACCGCTTGAGCCCCGCCGCGTCGGCCGGCGAGCCGGGAAAGACGCTGTCGACGAAGACCCAATGGACGCCGGCGGCGTCCTGCTGGGCGGTGATCACGACGCCGATGCCGCTGAACGAGGGGTCGCCGTTCAGTTGCTGGCGGCTCTCCTCGAACCGGGTCGGGTCCATGTAGTAGACGTGGCTGTCGTGGAGCGAGGCGAGCATACCCTGCGTGGCGACGTAGGCGAGTTGGGTCTCCGGCGTGCCGCCCATCTGGGCCGCGTGGTCGAATTCGGACAGAAACTGTGTCTGCGCCTCCATAGTCCCGAGGCCCGCCGGCAGGTCGGGCAGCACGTCGGCGCCGGCGTGCGCCGTCTGGCGCAGGGTCGCGATCGCCGCGTTCAGTAGCGCGGTCTGGTTGAT of the bacterium genome contains:
- a CDS encoding S41 family peptidase, which encodes MHRRTQAAAKTWAALLVAVVLAVTLAGGVSPARAATGSLVLSALDTLARNYVDPINQTALLNAAIATLRQTAHAGADVLPDLPAGLGTMEAQTQFLSEFDHAAQMGGTPETQLAYVATQGMLASLHDSHVYYMDPTRFEESRQQLNGDPSFSGIGVVITAQQDAAGVHWVFVDSVFPGSPADAAGLKRFDRIVAVGGTSLRDGNVQAASQLIRGPVGSPVVLTIQRAGTVSQVTVTRAAIATHPVTVQLVEPGVAYVHLFGFSKGATRDMRTALLELAQNGPIHSIILDLRGNPGGLITEADGVAGLFLPAGTPVARLTDRDSAGFLRTMGPAPFARVPLVVLTNQGSASGAEIVTAAMKDLHRAQIIGERTAGALGGAIDVPLPEGGMSVTVERIASPEGHVVEGVGVTPDVPVALGEADMEQGVDTQLQAALRAAGGLGFQR
- a CDS encoding DcrB-related protein, with amino-acid sequence MKYTPRLPSSCSGPGRAGAALCALLAAAWLASSGPGRADAQPMREAADPQGRFTLSLPAGWAAQTATNEGHNVFVGVGPADADGTRPNIVIDAQPLPQAMTSEAVAKSQESELRRLPGYAPIQEGPISVGGLAAYSHSFSFTQPGVSLYQLQIYVVRESQVYVITGTAHNDRARVARDSAVFLTIIKTLRFSPSHAAMPR